From Tsuneonella aeria, one genomic window encodes:
- a CDS encoding DUF2939 domain-containing protein: protein MSRNKVLVILASIAVIGAAALWYFASPAYAMNQLKNAAQSGDSTQLEESIDFPKVRESLKTQLRAVMAREMAKPEIEDNPFGKIGAVIAMGMVDGIVEGFVTPESMYAMIEEGKMQKPGEIGAQAGEAKSVNWDIDRDGFDTFTATPKAADGKSGPCLIFERYGLGWKLSGLKLPPEATAAP, encoded by the coding sequence ATGAGCAGGAACAAAGTCCTAGTCATCCTGGCGAGCATAGCGGTGATCGGCGCGGCGGCGTTGTGGTACTTCGCATCGCCAGCCTACGCGATGAACCAATTGAAGAACGCCGCACAAAGCGGGGACAGCACCCAGCTCGAAGAGTCGATCGACTTCCCGAAGGTGCGTGAGTCGCTGAAGACGCAACTTCGTGCCGTGATGGCCCGCGAAATGGCCAAGCCCGAGATTGAGGACAACCCCTTCGGCAAGATCGGCGCGGTGATCGCGATGGGCATGGTTGACGGCATAGTAGAGGGGTTCGTCACCCCCGAGAGCATGTACGCCATGATTGAAGAGGGGAAAATGCAGAAGCCGGGCGAAATTGGTGCGCAAGCCGGGGAGGCCAAGTCGGTGAATTGGGATATCGACCGCGACGGCTTCGACACGTTTACCGCGACGCCGAAGGCCGCTGACGGGAAGTCCGGTCCCTGCCTGATCTTCGAGCGCTACGGTCTCGGTTGGAAGCTATCAGGACTAAAGCTACCGCCTGAGGCGACCGCAGCACCCTGA
- a CDS encoding tyrosine-type recombinase/integrase, with the protein MGYSQYDPSMQGRAPWNAGKTVGTKRPLTQKQIWAVRFFLDREGRLRDRALFDLAIDSKLRGCDLVKIKIGDLVAGDEVRTRAIVIQQKTGRPVQFELTNDVRASLLAWLELRGGSLDEHTFPSRVDRSNHMSTRQYARLVDEWVTAIGLRRAEYGTHSLRRTKASMIYKATGNLRAVQILLGHTKIENTVRYLGVDVEDALLLAERTEI; encoded by the coding sequence ATGGGCTACTCACAATACGATCCATCGATGCAGGGGAGAGCACCTTGGAATGCTGGCAAGACTGTCGGTACCAAGAGGCCACTGACGCAAAAGCAGATTTGGGCGGTCCGCTTCTTCCTCGATCGGGAGGGCCGGCTTCGGGACCGCGCGCTGTTTGATCTTGCGATCGACAGCAAGCTGCGTGGCTGCGACCTGGTGAAGATCAAGATCGGAGACCTCGTCGCTGGCGATGAGGTCCGCACTCGGGCCATCGTAATACAGCAGAAGACCGGCCGACCGGTCCAGTTCGAGCTGACAAACGATGTGCGCGCCAGCTTGCTTGCCTGGTTGGAGCTGCGCGGTGGCTCGCTTGACGAGCATACGTTCCCCAGCCGCGTCGACCGCTCAAACCACATGAGCACCAGACAATATGCTCGCTTGGTCGATGAATGGGTGACGGCGATCGGTCTTCGACGTGCAGAGTACGGCACGCACTCCCTTCGTCGAACCAAGGCTTCGATGATCTACAAGGCGACCGGCAATCTGCGCGCCGTGCAGATCCTGCTCGGCCATACGAAGATCGAGAACACGGTCCGATATCTCGGAGTCGACGTTGAAGATGCTCTCCTGCTCGCGGAGCGCACTGAAATCTGA
- a CDS encoding PAS domain S-box protein, giving the protein MHQSHDSETATRAELLLESVTDYAIYMLDPGGTVRSWNTGAQRLKGYEPSEIIGEHFSRFYTQKDSSAGAPQAALAAALAEGRFEAEGWRVRKDGSRFWANVIIQAIRDERGDHVGFAKITRDLTERRSAEEALRRSEERFRMLVQGVTDYAIYMLDTAGNVASWNAGAERFKGYSESEIVGEHFSRFYTDEDRAAGIPATALETASAEGRFEAEGWRVRKDGTRFWASVVIDRIVNDQSELLGFTKVTRDLTERRNAQIELEQSREHFFQSQKMEAIGQLTGGVAHDFNNILAAILSSLRIAQRRISAGRESDSFIENAISAAERGATLTQRMLAFARKQELELEAVDLLSAVRDMTQLLQRTIGAGIAIRLAFPLQLPPVVADRSQLELAIMNLVVNARDAMPNGGTVTIGATKVEGGESAEDMVCLSVLDEGEGMDQATLTHAAEPFFTTKGVGKGTGLGLSMVKGMTEQFGGAFKLSSEEGRGTTVEICLRIANEESPADSIPPDTVTSPVAKTLRILAVDDDALILLNTVTILEDMGHQVHQASSGREALETLQREAIDLMITDYAMPHMNGAELVRRATAILPDLKIILASGYADLPHGEELALPRLSKPYSENDLNEVIRRLS; this is encoded by the coding sequence ATTCATCAATCACATGATTCTGAGACCGCTACTCGGGCGGAGTTGCTGCTTGAAAGCGTCACCGATTACGCAATCTATATGCTCGATCCCGGTGGCACAGTCCGCTCTTGGAACACGGGAGCGCAGCGCCTCAAGGGATACGAGCCCTCGGAGATAATCGGCGAGCATTTCTCCCGGTTCTATACCCAGAAGGATAGTTCCGCGGGCGCGCCTCAAGCTGCTCTTGCTGCGGCGCTGGCTGAAGGACGCTTTGAAGCCGAGGGCTGGCGGGTCCGAAAGGATGGAAGCCGCTTTTGGGCCAACGTAATCATCCAGGCTATCCGCGATGAGCGTGGCGATCATGTGGGATTTGCCAAGATCACGCGCGACCTCACGGAGAGAAGGAGCGCGGAAGAAGCTCTTCGTAGGAGCGAAGAACGCTTTAGAATGCTGGTTCAGGGGGTAACTGACTATGCGATCTACATGCTCGACACGGCAGGTAACGTGGCGAGTTGGAATGCCGGTGCTGAGCGATTTAAAGGGTATAGCGAGAGCGAGATTGTCGGAGAGCATTTTTCCCGATTTTACACCGATGAGGATCGAGCGGCAGGGATCCCTGCAACTGCGTTAGAAACCGCGTCCGCGGAAGGTCGCTTCGAAGCAGAAGGGTGGCGGGTTCGAAAAGATGGAACCCGTTTTTGGGCGAGCGTGGTAATCGATCGTATCGTCAACGACCAAAGCGAACTTCTCGGCTTTACAAAGGTCACTCGCGATTTGACAGAGCGGCGGAACGCGCAAATCGAGCTGGAGCAGTCGCGCGAACATTTTTTCCAATCGCAGAAAATGGAGGCAATCGGGCAACTCACCGGGGGCGTCGCTCATGACTTTAACAATATCTTGGCGGCGATCCTCAGCAGTCTCCGCATCGCCCAGCGACGTATCTCGGCCGGACGAGAATCCGACAGCTTTATCGAGAACGCAATTAGTGCAGCAGAGCGCGGAGCCACCTTAACGCAACGCATGCTGGCTTTTGCACGCAAGCAGGAACTCGAGCTCGAGGCCGTCGACCTCTTGAGCGCCGTGCGTGACATGACGCAGCTTCTTCAACGAACGATCGGAGCGGGGATTGCAATACGCCTTGCGTTTCCGTTGCAGCTTCCTCCGGTGGTCGCTGATCGAAGTCAGCTCGAGTTGGCGATCATGAACCTGGTGGTAAATGCGCGTGACGCAATGCCGAATGGGGGCACGGTCACGATCGGTGCAACCAAAGTCGAAGGCGGCGAGTCAGCAGAAGACATGGTTTGTCTGTCTGTCCTAGACGAAGGTGAGGGCATGGATCAGGCTACGCTTACGCATGCAGCCGAGCCGTTCTTCACGACCAAAGGCGTCGGCAAGGGAACTGGCTTGGGCCTTTCAATGGTGAAAGGGATGACCGAGCAGTTTGGGGGCGCCTTCAAGCTCAGCAGCGAAGAAGGTCGAGGAACAACCGTAGAAATATGTCTTCGCATAGCCAATGAGGAGTCACCTGCGGACTCTATCCCACCGGACACTGTAACCTCGCCGGTCGCCAAAACTCTCCGCATACTTGCGGTCGACGATGACGCACTTATCCTCCTCAACACTGTGACGATCCTAGAGGATATGGGGCACCAGGTGCACCAGGCCAGTAGCGGAAGGGAAGCGCTCGAAACATTGCAGCGAGAAGCTATCGACCTAATGATCACCGACTATGCGATGCCACACATGAACGGAGCGGAGTTGGTGCGCCGTGCCACGGCAATACTGCCTGACCTCAAAATCATCCTGGCGTCAGGCTATGCGGACCTTCCGCATGGGGAGGAACTCGCATTGCCTCGACTGTCGAAGCCCTATTCCGAAAACGATCTGAACGAAGTCATCCGGCGGCTGTCATAA
- a CDS encoding prolyl oligopeptidase family serine peptidase — protein MVRSAFRSEPVTGRLGGKDANKPNTWRDLIACAETAIAKGLTTPEMLFITGGSAGGIPMVMSPIERPELFAGVINQVPMASALRAEFQTNGPANIPEFGTIKDEPGFRNLLAMDGYQQLKEATRYPPYLITTGLNDSRVDSWQPAKLAARMRAINPDNVVLLRVDEEAGHGIGSTKSQVDALWADMVTFINWRLSREGWSLLPD, from the coding sequence GTGGTTCGGAGTGCCTTCCGGTCAGAACCGGTAACCGGGCGTCTGGGAGGGAAGGACGCCAACAAGCCCAACACATGGCGTGACCTGATCGCCTGCGCTGAGACTGCGATCGCAAAGGGCCTAACGACGCCGGAAATGCTTTTCATCACTGGCGGTTCTGCCGGCGGCATTCCCATGGTTATGTCCCCGATCGAACGGCCAGAGCTATTCGCGGGTGTGATCAATCAGGTTCCAATGGCCAGTGCATTGCGAGCCGAATTTCAGACTAACGGGCCGGCTAACATCCCGGAATTTGGGACGATCAAGGACGAACCAGGCTTCAGAAATCTGCTTGCCATGGATGGCTACCAGCAATTGAAAGAGGCCACTCGCTACCCGCCGTATCTCATTACGACAGGCCTCAACGACAGCCGAGTAGACAGTTGGCAACCAGCGAAGCTTGCCGCTCGCATGCGCGCGATCAACCCCGACAACGTCGTCTTGCTTCGGGTTGATGAAGAGGCAGGCCATGGAATTGGCTCAACGAAGAGCCAAGTCGATGCGCTCTGGGCTGACATGGTTACCTTCATCAACTGGCGTCTGAGCCGTGAAGGATGGTCTCTTTTGCCCGACTGA
- the rfbD gene encoding dTDP-4-dehydrorhamnose reductase has translation MKALITGAAGQLGRALMDAVPEGWEATGLTRAELDLSDPSVIAREVEAHRPDAILNAAAYTAVDRAESDESAAFAVNAAAVGAIAHAARATGARLVHVSTDFVFDGTSPRAYRPDDGRNPLSVYGRSKAAGEDAAGPAAAIVRTAWVYGAGGANFVNTMLRLMRTRDEVRVVADQIGAPTWAAGLADTVWALALGGHAGVFHHSDAGVASWYDFAVAVQEEALALGMLERAVPVLPIATADYPLPAHRPAFSLLDSAATRALLGQAPTHWRVNLRHMLAQQMAAERGDRS, from the coding sequence TTGAAAGCATTGATAACCGGAGCCGCCGGACAGCTCGGCCGCGCACTGATGGATGCGGTCCCTGAAGGCTGGGAGGCCACGGGGCTCACCCGCGCTGAACTTGATTTGTCCGACCCCTCCGTCATCGCGCGCGAGGTCGAGGCACACCGGCCCGATGCGATCCTGAACGCCGCCGCCTACACCGCCGTCGACCGCGCGGAGAGCGACGAAAGTGCCGCATTCGCGGTCAACGCGGCGGCCGTCGGCGCGATCGCGCATGCGGCGCGAGCCACGGGCGCGCGGCTGGTGCACGTTTCGACCGATTTCGTGTTCGACGGAACCAGCCCGCGTGCCTACCGGCCCGACGACGGGCGAAATCCCCTGTCCGTTTACGGCCGGAGCAAGGCCGCGGGTGAGGACGCCGCTGGGCCAGCCGCCGCCATCGTTCGCACGGCCTGGGTTTACGGCGCCGGCGGCGCGAATTTCGTGAACACGATGCTCCGCCTGATGCGCACCCGCGACGAAGTGCGCGTGGTCGCCGACCAGATCGGCGCGCCGACCTGGGCCGCGGGGCTCGCCGACACGGTTTGGGCGCTCGCGCTCGGCGGGCATGCGGGCGTGTTCCACCACAGCGACGCGGGGGTCGCGAGCTGGTACGATTTCGCCGTTGCGGTGCAGGAAGAAGCCCTGGCGCTGGGGATGCTGGAGCGGGCCGTGCCCGTCCTCCCCATCGCGACGGCCGATTATCCGTTGCCCGCCCATCGCCCAGCGTTCTCGCTGCTGGATTCGGCCGCGACGCGCGCGCTGCTCGGCCAGGCGCCCACGCACTGGCGGGTCAACCTGCGGCACATGCTGGCGCAGCAGATGGCGGCCGAACGGGGCGATCGGTCCTGA
- a CDS encoding glycosyltransferase has product MPGPVSTHPVDRAGPLAAPMPAARKSGHPLAPIIPLAAVIYLCGRRVQGIGLVILATVGTQLPFPRLIDTLERLARRHGLHIVAQTCADPVAGRTIEQHRLIPPERFAALASQARLIVGHAGIGTIFTGTRAAKPIIVIPRRAALGEHRSDHQLATAAALEDYPGIYVAWNEAALERLIMTPGLAPARLAPSTARQALVSEVAAFVRCPEPALD; this is encoded by the coding sequence ATGCCAGGGCCTGTCAGCACCCATCCGGTCGATCGCGCCGGCCCGCTCGCCGCTCCGATGCCCGCGGCTCGCAAGAGCGGCCATCCGCTGGCGCCGATCATTCCGCTGGCTGCGGTCATTTACCTGTGCGGGCGCCGAGTTCAAGGGATCGGTCTTGTGATCCTTGCCACGGTCGGCACCCAGCTTCCCTTTCCGCGCCTGATCGATACCCTGGAGCGGCTGGCGCGCCGCCATGGCCTGCACATCGTGGCGCAGACGTGCGCCGATCCCGTGGCCGGACGCACGATCGAACAGCACCGGCTCATCCCGCCGGAACGGTTCGCCGCGCTCGCATCGCAAGCGCGGCTTATCGTGGGTCATGCCGGCATCGGCACGATCTTCACCGGCACGCGGGCGGCAAAGCCGATAATCGTCATTCCCCGCCGCGCTGCCCTGGGCGAACACCGCAGCGATCACCAGCTCGCCACGGCGGCCGCGCTGGAAGATTACCCGGGCATATATGTCGCGTGGAACGAAGCCGCGCTCGAGAGGCTGATCATGACGCCCGGCCTCGCGCCTGCGCGCCTGGCGCCATCGACGGCGCGCCAGGCGCTCGTCTCGGAAGTGGCGGCGTTCGTCCGCTGCCCCGAACCGGCGCTGGACTAG
- the wecC gene encoding UDP-N-acetyl-D-mannosamine dehydrogenase, whose amino-acid sequence MRGGNNPEVSVIGLGYIGLPTAAIIARAGCRVTGVDVSQAVVDTINRGEIHIEEVDLDGLVQGVVQRGLLRAATEVAPADVFVIAVPTPFEKDGHHTPDTSYVLAAATSVATVLKKGDTVILESTSPVGTTEALRDRLASLRPDLALPGLCEGTADVAIAYCPERVLPGRILEELTHNDRSIGGITPRCARKALAFYKLFVRGTCVTTDVRSAEMTKLVENAYRDVNIAFANELSMIADRMGLDVWEVIRLANRHPRVDILQPGPGVGGHCIAVDPWFIVHGAPEESRIIRTAREVNDAKMHHVLARAAALVEAHPHASVACMGLAFKANIDDFRESPARFVAASLARRFGSRVRVVEPFAHALPREFEGTGAALVDLDTALETCGVLIVLVDHDVFRAVPLAERGGAAIYDTRGIWPDSGSTGPTAELRLAS is encoded by the coding sequence ATGCGCGGCGGAAACAATCCAGAGGTCAGCGTCATCGGCCTCGGCTACATCGGCCTGCCGACCGCTGCGATCATCGCGCGGGCGGGATGCCGCGTGACCGGCGTGGACGTGTCGCAGGCCGTGGTCGACACGATCAACCGGGGCGAGATCCACATCGAGGAGGTCGATCTCGACGGGCTGGTGCAGGGCGTGGTCCAGCGGGGGCTGCTCCGCGCCGCGACCGAAGTCGCGCCGGCCGATGTGTTCGTGATCGCCGTGCCGACCCCGTTCGAAAAGGACGGCCACCACACGCCCGACACCAGCTATGTCCTCGCCGCGGCGACCAGCGTCGCCACCGTCCTCAAGAAGGGCGACACGGTGATCCTGGAATCGACCTCTCCCGTCGGCACGACGGAGGCCTTGCGCGACAGGCTCGCCAGCCTGCGCCCCGATCTTGCCCTGCCCGGCCTGTGCGAGGGCACGGCAGACGTGGCGATCGCCTACTGCCCGGAACGCGTGCTGCCGGGCCGCATCCTTGAAGAACTGACGCACAACGATCGTTCCATCGGCGGGATCACGCCGCGCTGCGCCCGCAAGGCGCTGGCCTTCTACAAGCTGTTCGTGCGCGGCACCTGCGTAACCACCGACGTGCGATCGGCCGAGATGACCAAGCTGGTCGAGAACGCCTACCGCGACGTCAACATCGCCTTCGCCAACGAACTGTCGATGATCGCCGACCGCATGGGCCTCGACGTGTGGGAGGTGATCCGCCTCGCCAACCGCCACCCGCGGGTCGACATCCTCCAGCCGGGCCCAGGGGTGGGCGGCCATTGCATCGCGGTGGACCCCTGGTTCATCGTGCACGGCGCGCCGGAGGAATCGCGCATCATCCGCACCGCGCGCGAGGTCAACGACGCCAAGATGCACCACGTCCTCGCCCGCGCCGCCGCGCTGGTGGAGGCGCACCCCCATGCGTCCGTCGCGTGCATGGGCCTGGCATTCAAGGCCAACATCGACGACTTCCGCGAAAGCCCCGCGCGCTTCGTCGCCGCCAGCCTGGCCCGCCGTTTCGGATCGCGGGTCAGGGTGGTGGAACCGTTCGCGCACGCGCTTCCGCGCGAGTTCGAAGGGACCGGCGCCGCGCTGGTCGATCTCGACACGGCGCTGGAGACTTGCGGCGTGCTGATCGTGCTGGTGGACCATGACGTGTTCCGCGCCGTGCCGCTGGCCGAACGCGGCGGCGCAGCGATCTACGACACGCGCGGGATCTGGCCGGATTCGGGATCGACAGGCCCGACCGCGGAGCTGCGGCTGGCGAGCTAG
- a CDS encoding VOC family protein, with product MSDQAAHPVKLGGVHHVAYRCKDAAETVEWYGRVLGMDYTTAFAEDHVPSTGAYDPYMHVFLDAGGGNVLAFFELPNQQDMGRDENTPAWVQHLAFKVADEEALRAAKAHVEAQGIEVLGPTHHGIFKSIYFFDPNGHRVELAADIGTDAQYAELKRVAPLMLEEWSATKKAPRHADWLHELARKEHGNA from the coding sequence ATGAGCGATCAGGCAGCACACCCCGTCAAGCTCGGCGGCGTCCACCACGTCGCCTATCGCTGCAAGGACGCGGCCGAGACGGTCGAATGGTACGGCCGGGTGCTGGGCATGGATTACACCACCGCCTTTGCCGAGGACCACGTGCCCTCCACCGGCGCATACGATCCCTACATGCACGTCTTTCTCGACGCGGGGGGCGGCAACGTGCTGGCGTTTTTCGAGCTTCCCAACCAGCAGGACATGGGGCGTGACGAGAACACGCCGGCCTGGGTCCAGCACCTCGCCTTCAAGGTCGCCGACGAGGAGGCCCTGCGCGCCGCCAAGGCCCATGTCGAAGCGCAGGGCATCGAGGTGCTCGGCCCGACGCATCACGGCATCTTCAAGTCGATCTATTTCTTCGATCCCAACGGGCACCGGGTGGAACTGGCCGCCGACATCGGGACGGACGCGCAATATGCGGAACTGAAGCGCGTCGCCCCGCTGATGCTGGAAGAATGGAGCGCGACGAAGAAGGCGCCGCGCCACGCGGACTGGCTGCACGAACTGGCCCGCAAGGAACACGGCAACGCCTGA
- the hppD gene encoding 4-hydroxyphenylpyruvate dioxygenase, whose product MADLFENPIGLDGFEFVEFCAPEKGVLEPVFASMGFTQVANHRSKDVQLWRQGGINLIANYEPRSAAWFFAREHGPSACGMGFRVRDARKAYALLTEKGAEPVQVETGPMELHIPAIRGIGGAIVYLIDRYDGKTGASGENADLTIYDIDFEYLPGVERRPEGAGFSHIDHLTHNVYGGRMKFWADYYETLFNFREIRYFDIKGEYTGLTSKALTAPDGKIRIPLNEEGEGGKGQIEEFLREFNGEGIQHIALICDDLPAAWDKLKQLGVPFMTAPPQTYYRMLDERLPGHGQDAEALKTRGILLDGTTDGGQPRLLLQIFAQAQVGPVFFEFIQRKGDEGFGEGNFKALFESMERDQIERGVLQVEEPAE is encoded by the coding sequence ATGGCCGACCTGTTCGAGAACCCCATCGGGCTCGACGGATTCGAATTCGTCGAGTTCTGCGCCCCGGAGAAAGGCGTGCTCGAGCCGGTGTTCGCCAGCATGGGCTTCACCCAGGTCGCCAATCACCGTTCCAAGGACGTCCAGCTGTGGCGCCAGGGCGGGATCAACCTGATCGCCAACTACGAACCGCGCAGCGCGGCGTGGTTCTTCGCGCGCGAACATGGCCCCTCCGCCTGCGGAATGGGCTTTCGCGTGCGCGATGCGCGCAAGGCCTACGCGCTGCTGACCGAAAAGGGCGCCGAACCGGTCCAGGTCGAAACCGGGCCGATGGAACTGCACATCCCCGCGATCCGGGGCATCGGCGGGGCGATCGTCTATCTGATCGACCGATACGACGGGAAGACCGGCGCCAGCGGCGAAAATGCCGATCTCACGATCTACGATATCGATTTCGAATATCTGCCGGGCGTGGAGCGCCGCCCGGAAGGCGCCGGTTTCAGCCACATCGATCACCTGACCCATAACGTCTATGGCGGGCGGATGAAGTTCTGGGCGGATTATTACGAGACGCTCTTCAATTTCCGCGAGATCCGCTATTTCGACATCAAGGGCGAATACACGGGCCTCACATCGAAGGCGCTGACCGCGCCCGACGGCAAGATCCGCATACCGCTCAACGAGGAAGGCGAAGGCGGCAAGGGCCAGATCGAGGAATTCCTGCGCGAATTCAATGGCGAGGGCATCCAGCACATCGCCCTCATCTGCGACGATCTTCCGGCGGCGTGGGACAAGCTCAAGCAGCTTGGCGTGCCGTTCATGACGGCCCCGCCCCAAACCTACTACCGGATGCTCGACGAACGTCTGCCGGGCCATGGCCAGGACGCCGAGGCCCTCAAGACGCGTGGCATCCTGCTCGATGGCACCACCGATGGCGGCCAGCCGCGCCTGCTGCTGCAGATCTTCGCGCAGGCCCAGGTCGGCCCGGTGTTCTTCGAGTTCATCCAGCGCAAGGGGGACGAAGGGTTCGGCGAAGGCAACTTCAAGGCCCTGTTCGAGAGCATGGAGCGCGACCAGATCGAACGCGGCGTGCTGCAGGTGGAAGAGCCTGCGGAATAA
- a CDS encoding acetyl-CoA C-acetyltransferase, giving the protein MAEAYIIDAVRTPRGVGKVGKGALAHMHPQHLAATVLKAIAERNDLDTRDVDDVIWSTSSQKGKQGGDLGRMAALDAGYDVTSSGMTLDRFCGGGITSVNLAAAQVMSGMADLVVAGGSEMMSYTASAMQEEMQAGIRPLGMGSGNDRLRAVHPQSHQGVCGDAIATMEGFTREELDALALRSQQNADRAIREGRFDKSLVPVTDESGTVVLDREEFPRPQTTAEGLADLQPSFGKIAKMPLDEQGTTFGGLVTQKYPDLEIEHFHHAGNSSGVVDGAAAILLASKEYAEKHGMKPRARIVATANMGDDPTLMLNAPVPAAKKVLEKAGLTKDDIDVWEINEAFAVVAAKFIRDLDLPEEKVNPNGGAIALGHPIGATGSILIGTALDELERTGGRYGLVTMCAAGGMAPAIVIERVEDFAD; this is encoded by the coding sequence ATGGCCGAAGCCTACATCATCGATGCCGTGCGCACCCCCCGGGGCGTGGGCAAGGTGGGCAAGGGCGCCCTGGCGCACATGCACCCGCAGCACCTGGCCGCGACCGTCCTCAAGGCGATTGCCGAACGCAACGATCTCGACACCAGGGACGTCGACGACGTGATCTGGTCCACCAGCTCGCAGAAGGGCAAGCAGGGCGGCGACCTGGGGCGCATGGCGGCGCTCGACGCAGGGTATGACGTGACGAGTTCCGGCATGACGCTCGACCGGTTCTGCGGCGGCGGCATCACCTCGGTGAACCTCGCCGCAGCCCAGGTGATGAGCGGCATGGCCGACCTAGTCGTCGCCGGCGGGTCCGAGATGATGAGCTATACCGCAAGCGCGATGCAGGAAGAAATGCAGGCCGGCATCCGTCCGCTCGGCATGGGTTCAGGCAACGACCGCCTGCGCGCGGTTCACCCGCAGAGCCACCAGGGCGTATGCGGCGATGCCATCGCGACGATGGAAGGCTTCACCCGCGAGGAGCTCGACGCGCTGGCATTGCGCAGCCAGCAGAATGCCGACCGCGCCATTCGCGAAGGGCGTTTCGACAAGTCGCTGGTGCCGGTCACCGACGAAAGCGGCACCGTCGTGCTCGACCGCGAGGAATTCCCCCGCCCGCAGACGACGGCAGAAGGCCTCGCCGACTTGCAGCCCAGCTTCGGCAAGATCGCCAAAATGCCCCTCGATGAACAGGGCACCACGTTCGGCGGCCTTGTCACGCAGAAGTATCCTGACCTCGAGATCGAGCACTTCCACCACGCCGGAAACAGTTCGGGCGTGGTCGATGGCGCGGCCGCCATCCTGCTTGCTTCGAAAGAATACGCCGAGAAGCACGGGATGAAGCCCCGCGCCCGGATCGTCGCCACCGCCAACATGGGCGACGATCCGACGCTGATGCTCAACGCGCCTGTCCCCGCCGCGAAGAAGGTGCTGGAAAAGGCCGGCCTGACAAAGGACGACATCGACGTATGGGAAATCAACGAGGCGTTCGCGGTCGTCGCGGCCAAGTTCATCCGCGACCTCGACCTGCCCGAGGAGAAGGTGAACCCCAACGGCGGCGCGATCGCGCTCGGCCATCCGATCGGCGCGACCGGATCGATCCTCATCGGCACCGCGCTCGACGAGCTTGAACGCACCGGCGGACGCTATGGCCTCGTCACCATGTGCGCGGCGGGCGGCATGGCGCCTGCGATCGTGATCGAGCGGGTGGAGGATTTCGCCGACTAG
- a CDS encoding crotonase/enoyl-CoA hydratase family protein yields MTEESRDAEVLTEVRDGVLIVTINRPAAKNAMNKAAAEGIAAAMDRLDAEDDLRVGILTGAGGTFCSGMDLKGFLRGESPMIEGRGFGGIVQAPPKKPLIAAVEGYALAGGLELMIACDLVVANAAAKFGIPEVKRGLVAAAGGVMMLPDQIPERIAMELALTGDFIDAARAYELGLINRVTDGSALDGALELAASIAANGPLAVRVSKAIVRESRGWPMGERYERQGALMGPVFVSEDAREGAAAFAEKRAPNWKGR; encoded by the coding sequence GTGACGGAAGAATCGCGAGACGCCGAAGTGCTGACCGAAGTGCGAGACGGGGTCCTGATCGTCACCATCAACCGGCCCGCGGCGAAGAACGCGATGAACAAGGCTGCGGCCGAAGGGATCGCGGCGGCGATGGACCGGCTCGATGCCGAAGACGACTTGCGCGTCGGCATCCTCACCGGCGCGGGCGGGACGTTCTGTTCGGGCATGGATCTCAAGGGCTTCCTGCGCGGCGAAAGCCCGATGATCGAAGGGCGCGGCTTCGGCGGGATCGTCCAGGCACCGCCGAAGAAGCCGCTGATCGCGGCGGTCGAAGGCTATGCGCTCGCCGGCGGGCTCGAACTGATGATCGCCTGCGACCTGGTGGTGGCAAACGCCGCCGCGAAATTCGGCATTCCCGAAGTGAAGCGCGGCCTCGTCGCTGCCGCCGGAGGCGTGATGATGCTGCCCGACCAGATCCCGGAACGGATCGCGATGGAACTGGCGCTGACGGGTGATTTCATCGACGCGGCGCGCGCCTACGAACTGGGGCTGATAAACCGGGTGACCGATGGTTCTGCGCTCGACGGAGCGCTGGAACTGGCCGCCAGCATCGCCGCGAACGGCCCGCTCGCGGTGCGGGTGTCGAAGGCGATCGTGCGGGAATCGCGCGGCTGGCCCATGGGCGAACGCTATGAACGGCAGGGCGCGCTGATGGGCCCGGTTTTCGTCAGCGAGGACGCGCGCGAGGGCGCCGCCGCCTTCGCCGAAAAGCGCGCGCCCAACTGGAAAGGCCGCTGA